The sequence below is a genomic window from Nostoc flagelliforme CCNUN1.
TTGTTAGCCCAAGCTGAAATGCAGCATAAAAAACTTCAAGCTGAGAGAGAACGTAAAAAGATACGTATAAATCAGAAAGGAGGAGGGCGGAAACCGAAACTAGAGATAAAAGAAGAGGTATGTCTATGCTTGTTCTATTTGAGGCAAATGCCAACATTTGAGGTTTTAGGTTTGCATTTCGGTATATCCAAAACGGAAGCAAACGACACATTTCATTACTGGCTAGAGATATTACGAAAGGTTTTGCCTTCTAGTCTTCTTGAACAGGTAGAAAAACATGATAGCGATTATGCGATCGCTATAGAACTATTGACGGAGTTTCAGTTAATAGTGGACAGCATGGAGCAGCCACGAGCAAGACCTTCAGACAATCAGGAGCAAAAAAAGTATTTTTCAGGTAAGAAGAGACAGCACACATTTAAAAATCAGTTTGTCACCTTACCAGAAGGAAAAGATATTGTCGATGTAGAAGTAGGAGAAAAAGGACCCACCAGTGATATTAACTTATTTCGAGGGCAACAAGAAAAGTTCGATAACAACCAAATGTTTGAAGGGGATAAAGCTTTATCTTGGAGGAAAGAATATTAGCACACCTCAGAAGAAACCACGTAAAGGAGAATTAACCTCAGAACAAAAGGCACGAAACAAAGAGTTTTCTAGCAAGCGTATTTTTGTTGAACACGTCATTAGACTTGTAAAAATATTCCGGGTAGCTCAACAAAGATTTCCTCTAAATTCCCAAAGTTACGAACAAGTAATTCTTACTATTTGTGGTTTGGTTAGATTAAGAATTGGTTCATTAGTTTTGCCCATTTCATAAATGTTATGGATATGAGGTCATTTATGAATTAGTCATCAATATTTTCATAGATAGTTGCTATCAGTAACTATTCCCAACCCTTATTCTTACGTTGGCTTTGTCCTCATGTTAACACTATGGAAAGCCAGACACAGACTGCTTTGTAAATTTTAGGACGTGTCTATTGAACGTGGATGCGCCAACCTGAGACTTTATCGATATCAGCACGATAAATTGCCTGCTTCACACCTTTGACTTTGTGCAGCCTCGTTTTTGGAAATTTTCTTGTTCTGTGACACTCGTTATCTTCAAGTTCTGCCAAGGCTTCAAGAAAAGCAATCTTTAGCTCGTCATCTGGCAAAATCTTCATAGCTTGATAAATAATGCCGTATTCATCACACAGAGTAAGGGTTTGTGCCATAAACCAACTTACCAGATCCGGGCAGTTTCTTGATTTTGGTGAAGTAATCCTTGATACAAAGACTCTGCTACACTTTTATATGCTTTATCAAGGTCATCGTGTTTAACCACTCGAAAAAGAGTAAAAATAACTTGCCCAAAAATTGGATCTTCGTCAACTGTCAAAATTACCCTTAGTTTCTGCGAAACCCTTAGCGTGTAAAGCGAAGATTCATAGCCATTAATATCTGACGGTAGGGGAAGACGACGCAACTTACGATAGACGTCAGCTTTTTGAGTTGGGAAAAGGCTGGCGCAATCATTAATTTTTTTAACCGTTGTGGCTTTTTCCTCTTCACTTAGCCTACCAAGATCCTTTTCAAAGCTTCTTGTTGACTCAATTAGAACATCCACGTTAGGAACCGCCAATTTGAATTTAGCCACTTGCCCTCTGTCCTTAGCATAGTAACAGTTATATACAGAAAAATTCTGTACATCATCTTTACGAGGACATTATATAGAAACTTTATTAATAATATTCTATGCCAAAACGCCCAAAAAATCTGTTGTAAAAGCTTCACAATACAATTTGTTTCAAGTATTTTTTTACAAAATAGAAGAGATATACAATAATAATTATTAATAATTAATAAAATTTAAACCTAAGAAGAGAGCCACATAGTTCCCGCCACAGAAAATTCACCTTGGGCAATTTTATCTAAAACTGATTCTAAAGGAATTAATACCACTTCAATTTCTTCTGTAATATCTAGTTGCTGCTCTCCAACTTTGATCACATTTTCTGCTAAAAATAAATGTATTTTATTCGTATCTTTACTCGGCTTATCGTATAGAGTTCCGATTTTTATAAATTCTTCGGGAAGATAACCAGTTTCTTCTGTAAGTTCTCTAATTGCTGCTACTTCTGCACTCTCTTTTGTTGGGTCAAAATTCCCTGCTGGCAGTTCTAAGAAAAATTCACCTACTGCATGTCTGTATTGCCGAACAAAAATTATCTCTTTGCTACTAGTAATAGGTAAAACCATCGCAACGTTAGGCTTAATGCTGACAAAATAATCATCTATAATTTTTCCATTGGGTAACTCTATTTCATCTTGCCTCACCTGACACCAAGGATGATCTAAAACCATTTTTGATTTTAAAATCTTCCATTTTTTTAATTTGTTCATAAATAAAAATAATGTATAAAACCTTTAGTCATAAAGCAATGAATGTAAAAAAGTATAACAGATCCCGGATTTCTCACAAGTGAGAAAAAAATGCTTGGATTAGCCAAATTTAAGATGATTTAATTAATACATCATCAAAATACCTCCAGAACGTGGGCAACTCAAAGTAAAGACCGACCCCATTAAAGATATATATGATACATCAAAAATAACAAATCCTGAAAAAGCTAACTTCTAGTAATAAAAATTGATATGCCAAGTCATGGGTTTAAATCAAGTAAAATAACCCTAAAAACCAGCTATTAAAAATCAAAATCAGTTATTACTTATGAATTAAATTAGGTCATTATCAGCCAGGGCAAGGTAATTGAGATAAACTCTTATAAACCATTGCGAAAATCTCTTTATAAGGGCAGGCACTACTAATTGCGATTAAAATTCGTCGTTTCCTAATAGTAATGACGGCTCCTAGCTTCAATAATTTTGTGCGTATAATCTCAACAGTTGCATTTTTGAATTCCGTGTTTGCTAAACATTGTTCTCGTAGAGCATTCATCAAAATATAAGCAATAGACGCAAACCACAAACGTAATTGATTCCCTTCAAACGTATGGGTACTTGTTCTATCACTATGTAACCCTAGCTTTTGT
It includes:
- a CDS encoding transposase → MKNPLNYIQEYPHRTKQILGITKRQFQELLAQAEMQHKKLQAERERKKIRINQKGGGRKPKLEIKEEVCLCLFYLRQMPTFEVLGLHFGISKTEANDTFHYWLEILRKVLPSSLLEQVEKHDSDYAIAIELLTEFQLIVDSMEQPRARPSDNQEQKKYFSGKKRQHTFKNQFVTLPEGKDIVDVEVGEKGPTSDINLFRGQQEKFDNNQMFEGDKALSWRKEY
- a CDS encoding transposase family protein, which gives rise to MILTYFEGNKKSSITTKCLKGIKLYLGGKNISTPQKKPRKGELTSEQKARNKEFSSKRIFVEHVIRLVKIFRVAQQRFPLNSQSYEQVILTICGLVRLRIGSLVLPIS